The following coding sequences are from one Lolium rigidum isolate FL_2022 chromosome 6, APGP_CSIRO_Lrig_0.1, whole genome shotgun sequence window:
- the LOC124663679 gene encoding uncharacterized protein LOC124663679 — translation MDPPHPAHHQQHRLHLRLDPGHHHHIHIQLCHHTAHLLPAAASCAHFQQQHQQSLVPPHSLFPYPPSAAPWHPEGGPIAGLQVEAARKSEEPALQAEQEDVYLEGEEEEEEEEPVFVLTDEWAEFFAKADAKRKLAKQQKKKDRKK, via the exons ATGGATCCGCCGCACCCTGCGCACCACCAGCAGCACCGGCTCCACCTCCGTCTCGatcccggccaccaccaccacatccacATCCAACTCTGCCACCACACCGCCCACCtccttcccgccgccgcctcttgTGCCCACTtccagcagcagcaccagcagTCGTTGGTTCCTCCCCACTCGCTGTTCCCCTACCCGCCGAGCGCGGCGCCTTGGCACCCGGAAGGAGGACCAATCGCCGGACTGCAGGTAGAGGCGGCGAGGAAGTCGGAGGAGCCGGCCCTGCAGGCGGAACAAGAAGATGTTTATctagaaggggaagaggaggaggaggaggaggagccggtgtTCGTGCTGACGGACGAGTGGGCGGAGTTCTTCGCCAAGGCCGACGCCAAGAGGAAGCTGG CCAAgcagcagaagaagaaggatcGGAAGAAGTAG